The DNA segment GGTTTTGGCTTCCTCGCCTTGACAACCCGTTAAGATGAACACACCTGTTACAACGACGCTATAAATCCATTTCTTATACATGCACGAACCTTCCTTTACTCAATCTCTAAAGATACTATAACACGGTTTAGAAGCAGGAACAAAAAACCAATTCATACTGATAAGGAGTTGTTCCTATGATTGTTTCGTTTTGGATTGTATTACAAGCCCTATTCCCAGCCTTACACCCTGAAGAAGTGGCAATGGTCGTGCATGAGAGCAATGAGCCGGTTACGCTCTCATTCGCAGGTGATGTCATTGCAGAGCAATCCACCGCCTTCACCATTGAATCAAATCCCGCACAACCCTTTACGTATGTGGCTCCTTACTTTGAACGAAGTCATTATTCTGTCGTTAATCTTGAGACCCCCGTGACTCATCGAGGCACTGCCTTCCCTAAGATTTACAACTTCAGGGCTTCTCCTAAACTGTTAGATGGACTTCAACATTCTGGTGTTGACTTAGTCAGTTTAGCGAACAATCATACGCTTGACTATGGGGAGATTGGCTTGAAAGATACATTAGACCAATTGACTCAGAAGAACTTGGCTTATATGGGAGCAGGGGTCAATGAGAGTGCTGCTTACAAAGAACATATCGTGACATTGAAGGGGCGTCGAATTGCTTTCCTCGCGTTCTCACACGTCCTCCCTTCCGTTAGTTGGTATGCAGAACGTAACCAGCCTGGTATCGCAAGTGGCTATCAACTAGACCGAGCTGCCGAACGGGTCCGCGCGGTTCAAGAGCAGAATGACTATGTGATTGTTTATTACCATTGGGGAGAAGAACGAGCGGTTCACTTCAATGAGCGTCAGCAGAATATTGCTCATACGTTAATCGATGAAGGGGCAGATGCAGTCATCGGAGCTCATCCTCATGTGTTGCAAGGTTTTGAGTACTATAAAGGAAAGCCCATCGCCTATTCTCTCGGCAACTTCCTCTTTCCTGACTATGTAGAAGGCAGAACGGCAGAGACTGGCATCTTAACATTAACTTTAGAAGGAAACGAAATCCGCTCTTCCTTTACTCCCTTCGTAATTCAAGATGATGTCATTCATCCGTTATCTAACTCAGAAACTATGAATCAATGTATCTGGTTAGAAACCTTGTCAGAACACATTGATCTCTCTCAAGATGGCGAATCTTGCCTCATTCAACAGGAAAGGAACGGCTCTTGAGCCGTTCCTTTATTATTATTCATACGTATAAGGTTTATATCGTTCACTCAACTCGACAAATCGGTCGCGGTCCCCTTGGTCAATAGCTTCGTTAATCAAAGATTCAAGGTGATTCTTATTCCATGTGTACATCAATTCGTCTAAAACTAGCCTGGATGCAAGGGTGACTTCGTACGGCACTTCTCTTCTAGCATGAATAACCTTTCTCCCATGGAAGGTATACCAACTAAGCGAATAGGACACTTTCTCTTTTTTCATGGGACTTACCCCCTTGTTCCTTTTTTTTATTATATGATAGACAGAGCTAAATTGAAACAATATTCTGAATTTAATGTGTTTATTTTTCTTTTCCCTTGATTTCAAGCCATTAAACAAGTCAACTTGCTTCCCTTCATACACTTAGAGTACGAAGGAGGCGAAAGGGATGGGATTTAATCCAAATGCGGTTTACGTACAGTATCGCCCAGACATCCACCATTTTACACCTTATTTAGAAAGAAAATACACGCTGACTCATTCGGATGAAACGGCGCAGTTGTTTCTAACCGTATCAAAACAGTTTGCTTACGATACTCTGAATCCAGAACGAGACGAGGTGTTCGCTACGTGGATTCCTAACTATGAGGGGGTTGTATTTCAGGGGAGTGTCTTTGTTGGGGATGAATCGATTCCTCGCCAAAGGCAATTCAGGCGCTACACAATCTTTCATAAGGAGATGGAAACGGCACTTAGGTCCATTTTCTACGGAGAAAGATGGCTGCTTCAAGCTTACCCTTTCCTCCTTTATAGTCCAATCCATATCCAGTTCAACAGTAACCTACCATACTACCATCAAAACCTGTTTTTCGGTTATGTATACCAATACGTCTAATGCTACTAAAAAGCAGAGGTGCGAATTGGGCACCCCTGCTACTCATTAAGATTGATGAATTCGTTTCGCAATGTCCACAGTTCGACGAGCCTGATGCTTCACTGCGTCCTCCACATCTTCTTGCATGTCTCCATCTTGGTTAACGGTTACACTCGTTCCATATGGGTTGCCTCCAGATGTGAAAGCGGATTGGTCGGAATAACCTGGTGCAGCCACGATAGCTCCCCAGTGGAACATCGTTGTATATAGATTTAGAATCGTTTGCTCTTGTCCACCGTGAGCATTGCTAGCTGACGCCATGGCACTCACAACCTTGTTCACGAGCTTTCCATTGAACCAAAGGCCGCCGGTCGTATCAAGGAAGGATTTAATCTGGGCGGGTACATTACCGAAGCGGGTAGGCGTACTAAAGATGAATCCATCCGCCCACTCCAGGTCATCGTTCGTTACGATTGGAACATGTTGAGTGGCATCAATGTGAGAACGCCAAGCTGGATTCTGATCAATCGCCTCATCTGGAGCTGTCTCTGCAACGCGCACAAGTCTCACCTCTGCACCTGCTTCTTTCGCAGCCTCTTCGGCCCACTGAGCTAGCTTATAGTTTGTACCTGTTGAACTGTAGTAAATCACTGCAATCTTCGTCAACGCTTCCATCCCCTTTGCCTCACGTATTATGGATACGTGCTACTTATTCCCCTTCACCAACTTGTTCAAAACCATAATTTTCAATTTCGAGATAATTTCGAGCCGCCTAACCTATGTACGAAATGTTTCTTTTACTCGCTTCATCCATACAAGCAGCACACATATTCATAAGATAGCTTACTTAATTTACCGCATCTCATGACAACAACCCGCTCACATTTCGTTCTCGCTCATATATTACGAATGTGAAAGGTGGTGAAACATATGGGATACTACAAGCATCATGACTGGTACGATTACAGTGATATGAAGAAGATGAAGTATGAAATGGAGCAAACGATGTTCCAGCTTCAAAAGCAGCTCCAGAAACAACTTCAATTCCAATATCAAGATCAACACCAGTATCAAGACCAAGACCAAGACCAACGCCAACGCCAATTGCAAGACCAAGACCAAAATCAAAGACAAAATGACTTTGATTACAGCAACTTCGATAACAACGCGAACAACACAATCTACGTGAGCAACGAAGCAACAGCGTCATCTGTTGCAGTCGCTGTCGCTGTCGCAGTTGCGGTTGCTCGTGCCATGAACGGAGACGCATCTGAGGGTGATCTTAGTCAGCTTTCTGAGCTAATCGCTTCTCTTCAAGGCGGAGATAACAACTAATCCACTAGTCAGTTGGCACTACTAGTGTATGCGATAAGAAAG comes from the Pontibacillus halophilus JSM 076056 = DSM 19796 genome and includes:
- a CDS encoding CapA family protein translates to MIVSFWIVLQALFPALHPEEVAMVVHESNEPVTLSFAGDVIAEQSTAFTIESNPAQPFTYVAPYFERSHYSVVNLETPVTHRGTAFPKIYNFRASPKLLDGLQHSGVDLVSLANNHTLDYGEIGLKDTLDQLTQKNLAYMGAGVNESAAYKEHIVTLKGRRIAFLAFSHVLPSVSWYAERNQPGIASGYQLDRAAERVRAVQEQNDYVIVYYHWGEERAVHFNERQQNIAHTLIDEGADAVIGAHPHVLQGFEYYKGKPIAYSLGNFLFPDYVEGRTAETGILTLTLEGNEIRSSFTPFVIQDDVIHPLSNSETMNQCIWLETLSEHIDLSQDGESCLIQQERNGS
- a CDS encoding IDEAL domain-containing protein → MKKEKVSYSLSWYTFHGRKVIHARREVPYEVTLASRLVLDELMYTWNKNHLESLINEAIDQGDRDRFVELSERYKPYTYE
- a CDS encoding staygreen family protein gives rise to the protein MGFNPNAVYVQYRPDIHHFTPYLERKYTLTHSDETAQLFLTVSKQFAYDTLNPERDEVFATWIPNYEGVVFQGSVFVGDESIPRQRQFRRYTIFHKEMETALRSIFYGERWLLQAYPFLLYSPIHIQFNSNLPYYHQNLFFGYVYQYV
- the wrbA gene encoding NAD(P)H:quinone oxidoreductase, producing the protein MEALTKIAVIYYSSTGTNYKLAQWAEEAAKEAGAEVRLVRVAETAPDEAIDQNPAWRSHIDATQHVPIVTNDDLEWADGFIFSTPTRFGNVPAQIKSFLDTTGGLWFNGKLVNKVVSAMASASNAHGGQEQTILNLYTTMFHWGAIVAAPGYSDQSAFTSGGNPYGTSVTVNQDGDMQEDVEDAVKHQARRTVDIAKRIHQS